Genomic window (Salvia splendens isolate huo1 unplaced genomic scaffold, SspV2 ctg475, whole genome shotgun sequence):
ACTGAATCCGAAAATATGTTAGAAATAGTGGGAAAAAATTCTCAAGCCGTGTACaagcggtactctaactattacaatcgaaaggaaactttgcaaaaaagaggaatgaaaattacaatggaaataaagcaaaccaaatttataagtcgagtcgaggaaagccctctttccgcaagacaaattacgccccggctagtgctcacggaaagACGTATTGCCcacaaagataaaacgacttcctcctagcgtgtagaagcacctcaaacccgctaggcaccggcgaacttgatggagttccgagaatcgagctatgcaatgctcctagaatgtgaactaggatgtagagagctagagaagagagaatgcttGTTGTAGTGTGTACTTCATCTCTCAAACtcacacctatttataggatagaaGTGACCACACGAGAGGTCGGCATTAAGGTACCTCATTATGCATTTGGGGGTTACCTAAGATGAAAGGCCATAGGTCTTGGCCACATCAAAAGTTTCCCACATTTTCCACATGTttctaataaaatattcataaatCTGATTAAGATAGGAGAAAActtatttatcaaataaaattgtttttttgaCAACAAATAGGGTTATAagtagggctgacaatttttgacacgacacgataacacgacacgaaccggcacgaaaataatgggtttgggtcagagcttattgggttcgtgtccttatcgggtcgacccgttaaggacacgaaaatttcgtgtcgtgttcgtgtcgtgttcgtgttatccgttaacaatacgtgttcgtgtcgtgttcgtgttatccgttaataaataatattttaatattattaattcttattattttcatttttaataggtttaaccgttatcaggtcgtgttgttatcgagtcgttatcgtgtcatctcgtgtacgtgttgttatcgtgtcgtgttgacccgaattggttcgtgtcgttaatgggttcgtgtcgtgttcgtgtcgtgttcgtgtctgaggatttcgtgtcgtgttcgtgttcgtgtttgaggttttcttaacgggtcgtgttcgtgtttgctgttatcgtgttcgtgtcgttatcgtgtcgacacgataacgacccgacacgcacgatttgccacccctagttataagagcatccacaatagcgcctagcgcaccgcctagccgaacgccggcgctaggcggtgcgctaggcgaactattgcagccgcctagccgatttcgcggaaaaaaaccacctagcgctcggcggttccgcggcgctaggcggtgcgctaggcgatccgctaggcgctattgcagcgtccggatcgcctagcgcaccgcctagcgcgaatttttaatttttttttatttccgaaacactatatatacgcgacttgcccgtcattttcattcgcaccacttgtattaacgagtactctctctatcttaatttctgtacaagatcaacacctagaaatgagtaacgccggtggtagtggtgggagtgGTGAGGAGTAGTggtgggatataccctaggtggaccgtctttgtgaagacgatccgatgcccaggagatgagaagaaggcctactttgcggcacggcaggagtcggcgcgcaaggacgtggaacgcgcatttggtgtgctccaggctcgatgggcggcagttaaggggccaacgcgtttgtggcacgtcgactgcattgctgatataatgtacgcctgtataatcatgcacaacattaggggtggcaaatcgtgcgtgtcgggtcgttatcgtgtcgacacgataacgacacgaacacgataacaacaaacacgaacacgacccattaagaaaacctcaaacacgaacacgaacacgacacgaaaccctcagacacgaacacgacacgaacacgacacgaacccattaacgacacgaaccaattcgggtcaacacgacacgataacaacacgtacacgagatcacacgataacgactcgataacaacacgacctgataacagttaaacctattaaaaataaaataataagaattaataatattaaaatattatttgttaacggataacacgaacacgacacgaacacatattgttaacggataacacgaacccgacacgaacccgacacgaacacgacacgaaattttcgtgtccttaatgggtcgacccgataaggacacgaacccaataagctctgacccaaacccattattttcctgccggttcgtgtcgtgttatcgtgtcgtgtcaaaaattgccagccctacacaacatgattgtcgaagatgaaggtggacaactgactgattgggccaacgacgataatgaagcatgTCCAAACCACGGCGTAGCCGCCCCTAATGTACCCCACGATGaagacggccgcctccaagcacatgccgacatgcgccaaacggaggctcatattcgactccaaaaggatttaattgaagagttatgggcgcggaggactgcacgatgttagtttttttttaattatgtaattttttttaattaatgtactttttaaattttattaatattagtgaattttctcgtttttgtggcgtaaatttaattccgtatattgtgtgattgttaattatgtcattttatataattgttattagtgatgtgactattgatgtggctgggctatttatgatgtggctaggctatggctgggctatttatgatgtggtagaaggatttttagtggtgatgatgtggcagtggctaggctatggctgggctattcccattgtggatggcctaaggatTGACCAGCTGATTCATAAAGAGTGTAAAAAAAGTCGAATTTTTCATGCAAAAGGGTTTGAAGATTGGGTTGAGAGTCACGAATTGTATTCGAAATCAGCAATAATGAAGTATCCAGTGGATTCAGCGGAAGCGGGGCGAGCGAGGAagaagggggcgtgggttcggGCGTGGCTGGTGGTGAACTCCGCGGGGGaggcggaggtggtggaggcCGGCAAGCACGCCATCATGCAGCGGACTGGTCTCCCCGGCCGAGATCTCCGCATGCTCGACCCCGCTCTCTCCTATCCCTCCACCGTCTTGGGCCGAGAGCGCGCGATCGTCGTCAATTTGGAGAATATCAGGTCGATCATCACTTCTCGAGAgatgatttttcaaaattccaaaGATCCTTTGCTTACTCCTTTTGTCGATAAAATTCAGCAAGTGTTTCGCCATCGTCAGGCTGTCGTATCCAGCCAGGTTTTCCCTCTCTCTCGTCGTTGACTTTGAGTTGGTTGAATTGGGGAGGGAGATGGTGTATTGTGAATATTAGGGATTTTTTTTGTATTGCAAGTTGAATTTGTTCTGTTCTGTTCTGTTGCATTAGACTTTGTTCGGTAAaaggaattggaattgaaattgGAGGTAGAATTCTAGGgcataattcaattccaaatcctttgtttggtaaaaaaatggaatttgaaaatattatctAGTGTGTCTaggtgtattgtgtgtgtagttTGTGACTGTGTGTGCCGTGTCTGTTATGTTTATGTAGTGTTTGAAGGTGCACAATTTTATACTAATTCAAATTGTGGATTTGAGAGGAATTggaattgtaattcaattcaaaattcaGATATTTGGCGATAACAAACATCGATTTGGAACTGTGGGCTCTAATTCCAATTCCACAGCTCCAATTCCATGACATCGAACCAAGCCTAATAATTGTTTTTATGAAATTTCTACACATATTTCCGTGTCAAATTTGAGACAAAATTTGCATAGTTTGGGTACTACAATAATTGGTAAAATTCAGGATAAAATTGAAAGAGGTATGATGGTTAGGTATATACTTCTGCATTTGTATATGGTGTGGTGAGTTTCTCACTCATTGATGAAATGATGTTGAAGGAGTCTGGAGAGGAAGGAAACAAAAAACCAGTGTGGACAGATTTTTATGGCTCGAAAGAGCCGGAACCAATGGCAGATGGTGGTGACCAAATTTATACTTACCAACAAAAGAAAGAAGAGTGGAATGCAGAGGAAACGGGAGAGAACGTGCACGATTTGAAGATTCTTCCATTCGAATTTGTTGCCCTCGAGGCATGCCTCCAGGCTACCTGCAGTAGCTTGGATGATGAAGTATGGCTAGATTTCTTGGGCAATTAACACTGTTTTTTAGTCTAGATTTTGGTAACTAATTTGTGTTGTTGTGTGTATAAACTCATGAACTAGGCAACAAGACTGGAGCAAGAAGCTCATCCAGCATTGGATAAGCTCACTTCCAAGATTAGCACTCTCAATCTAGATCGGGTTCGACATATTAAGAGCCGTTTGGTGGCAATAACTGGGCGTGTGCAGAAGGTTTGAGCTCTTTCGGATTTAAATGCTTTTTCAACTAGCTTGAGTTTGTGTGGTTCTTCGGTTTCTACTGTTGCTCTGGATGAACTCTGTTACAGATTTCCATTACCTTATGCATGCTTGGAGTGCTTGCTAAGTACACAACCCCACTGTTTCCCATCCCCAagtaaaacacacacacacacatcagTTAAGTTCTATAAAAACTAATAGGGTAGTTTTGACCATTGGAGTGCTTGATAAATTCATCTGCTGCTTTTGAGAACTTTGGGCTAATCGATATCTGTAAGACATGAACAAATCGGAAACGTTTGTTTCTCAGTAGAAATAATCTGTctggtgtaattttttttccagcACCATAACCTTTGAAAATGGCTGAGTAATGTAGGTGAGGGATGAGTGGAGCATTTGCTCGATGACGATGAAGATATGGCAGAGATGTATTTGACAGAGAAGttagaggaggaggaggcgcttGAGAATTCTTCTACCAAAGAGCAAGACATGGTAGATGAGGAAGCAGATCAGTATGGCAAAATCAAACCTCCATTTTACTCCATACTTTAATCAAATTCACGTAACTAATGTTCTGATAATTAGGGCTAATTTCGAGACAAAGATGGACTTGATGATGCTGACGAGCAGCAAGCTCCGAGCATGCAAAGTTCTAGCATCAAGAGTCTCGATGTGGAGGAGCTCGAGATGATTCTAGAAGCATATTTTGTACAGATTGAAGGCACGTTGAACAAGTTATCCGCTGTAAGGCTTCTTATTTCAAATATCAAGAATGTGATAATTTGTACAGTTTATAGAAAAGACACTAATTTGGATGAGTTTTTCGGTAGCTGAGAGAGTACGTTGACGACACAGAAGACTACATAAACATAATGCTGGATGACAAGCAGAACCATCTCCTGCAAATGGGAGTGGTGCTCACTACAGCGACTTTGGTGGTGGGCGCGTTTGTGGCGTTGACTGGGGTGTTTGGCATGAACATTGGCATCGAGCTCTTCGACCCCAAGTTATATGGGATGCCCGAATGGCTCTGGACCGTCGGTGGAAGCATCATAGCCTCTGTTTTCTGTTACGTAATCGCTGTTGCCTGGTGCAGGTACCAACGCCtcttggaatgaagagggaggaggagaagagTTATGTTTTTTTCTTGCTTGCTTTACCACAATCCAATGTAGATCTTGTAGCTTTTGAATTAGTTATGATTATGAGTTGGTTACTTCACTTTTTGGTGAGAGATACAAAGATGTTGCCCATTTtatgaaattgatttttttttaataaattaccaTCTCTCCCTTATTTTGTAAAGTGAAATAAACATTTAGCTTAATGGGCCTCAGAGCCCGCAATGAAGGTGGGGTCCTGAAACCCATAATGGTTTCCGGCCCAAAGCGTTGGATACATATATATTGAAATTATCttgaacaaaataaaattagtattCAATCATCGATCGTCACATCTTTTGATACGAATAATTTATGTATTCAATCATGCCAAATTTGAGAGAGAATTTTAAAATGGGTCCAAAGACTAAAACATGATTGTGCACTTGCTGGCATGTGAAATTGTAATATTTTGATGATACTACAAGACTGAAAATTCTCGAAAACTAGTAGGTCCTTTATTATTTCAATGAAGggttctcttttttatttttattttcgcAATATATCACACTGACACATCATTTTATGGACTACTCCGTATTTAATAATTTTCCATAAGGATGCTTttaagtactactagtatttatcaAATTATGCCATGTAATGACCTAATACGGCTCCATAATGACCTTATTCTCGCTAAGTACACATAATTAATATACtatgggggtgttcggtttgcaagattgtatccgagattaaatttatAGGGGTttagttcatgagattcaatccaacaattcaatcctagatggatatcATGAATAAATTAGTCAACTAAACCccaatatgaataaaatatctataaactctatcctaaaaattaatcgTTTAtaatttatcttggaaaccCGAACCGCCACCTATAAAATTGTGTTACAactaaaatgatctaaaaaatgacttttgtgTATTCAAAATCTGATCTATCCATTTTtcaatctaatggttgagattTTATCCctaattatgcattatgatttaattattcATAGAACACTGCCTATATACAGATGTATTTATGACCACATGCATGCTAGCTGAATGACTATATGCATGTATGTGCAAGGATAAGAATCCCATGTCCCAGAAGAAAAAAACCCCAGTCACTAGATTTTTGTCTCTTTAAATTGCTCCATTTGTTTGGATCAAGACTTCCCATGTTATGTGCCCATTCTTCAAATCTTGGACTCATGTCCACATCCACAACATGTATCTTGTATCTATACTGCCTCCCATTGTATATATCACATATCAAGATACTTAAATATTAGGTTTATCTGACTAAAATATAAAGTTACATGATTTGAC
Coding sequences:
- the LOC121790319 gene encoding magnesium transporter MRS2-3-like, whose product is MKYPVDSAEAGRARKKGAWVRAWLVVNSAGEAEVVEAGKHAIMQRTGLPGRDLRMLDPALSYPSTVLGRERAIVVNLENIRSIITSREMIFQNSKDPLLTPFVDKIQQVFRHRQAVVSSQESGEEGNKKPVWTDFYGSKEPEPMADGGDQIYTYQQKKEEWNAEETGENVHDLKILPFEFVALEACLQATCSSLDDEATRLEQEAHPALDKLTSKISTLNLDRVRHIKSRLVAITGRVQKVRDEFRDKDGLDDADEQQAPSMQSSSIKSLDVEELEMILEAYFVQIEGTLNKLSALREYVDDTEDYINIMLDDKQNHLLQMGVVLTTATLVVGAFVALTGVFGMNIGIELFDPKLYGMPEWLWTVGGSIIASVFCYVIAVAWCRYQRLLE